From the genome of Cryomorphaceae bacterium, one region includes:
- a CDS encoding 2-C-methyl-D-erythritol 2,4-cyclodiphosphate synthase, which produces MKIRVGFGYDVHELREGHPFWIGGVQLEHHKGAYGHSDADVLLHAICDAILGALSLRDIGYHFPNTDPKYAGIDSKELLREVIELMRSKDFEVGNIDSTVCLEAPKVNPHIPGMQQAIAEICGIESSDVSIKATTSEKLGYVGREEGVFAQAVVLLQSNH; this is translated from the coding sequence ATGAAGATTCGGGTAGGATTTGGTTATGACGTGCATGAACTACGCGAGGGTCACCCTTTTTGGATAGGCGGTGTACAACTCGAACATCACAAAGGTGCTTATGGCCACTCCGACGCGGATGTGCTGCTTCACGCTATTTGCGATGCAATTCTGGGTGCACTCAGCCTGCGAGATATCGGTTACCACTTTCCCAATACCGACCCTAAATACGCAGGTATCGACAGCAAGGAATTGTTGCGGGAAGTGATTGAGCTGATGCGCAGCAAGGACTTTGAAGTAGGTAACATTGACTCAACCGTTTGCCTGGAAGCCCCCAAGGTGAACCCTCATATCCCCGGGATGCAACAAGCCATTGCCGAAATATGCGGCATTGAGAGCTCAGATGTAAGCATCAAAGCCACCACCAGTGAAAAGCTGGGCTACGTAGGCAGGGAAGAAGGAGTGTTTGCGCAAGCAGTGGTGCTGCTTCAATCCAACCACTGA
- a CDS encoding DUF4956 domain-containing protein, whose translation MEFMGTPIFEANSFVRTITRFAFNLIAVLIMVRMIYYPITKRKDYLFTYVLISVSIFFLCSLLENVKLELGFALGLFAIFGIIRYRTDTIPIKEMTYLFLVIGVSVMNALANEKVSLTELVVTNGAIIIVAYALERVFLLKHETTKKITYERIDLILPEKYEDLMADLKVRTGLNINRVEIGNIDFLRDTANIRIYYYEDEQTHSYEDRDSRVD comes from the coding sequence TTGGAGTTTATGGGCACACCCATATTTGAGGCCAATAGCTTTGTTCGCACAATTACGCGCTTTGCTTTTAACCTGATCGCGGTGCTTATTATGGTGAGGATGATTTACTATCCCATCACTAAACGCAAAGACTATTTGTTTACCTACGTGCTGATCAGCGTAAGTATCTTCTTCTTGTGCTCGCTGCTCGAGAACGTGAAGCTTGAACTGGGTTTTGCACTGGGTCTGTTTGCCATCTTCGGCATAATCCGATACCGTACGGATACCATCCCGATTAAGGAAATGACCTACCTATTCCTTGTGATTGGGGTTTCCGTGATGAACGCCCTGGCCAACGAAAAAGTAAGTCTCACCGAGTTGGTTGTTACCAATGGTGCCATCATCATTGTGGCCTATGCCCTGGAGCGTGTTTTCCTTCTTAAACACGAAACCACCAAGAAAATTACCTATGAGCGTATTGACCTTATACTGCCTGAAAAGTATGAAGACCTGATGGCCGACCTGAAAGTACGAACAGGTCTTAATATCAACCGTGTGGAGATAGGAAACATTGATTTTCTTCGCGATACAGCCAATATCCGCATTTACTACTACGAAGACGAGCAAACGCACTCTTACGAGGACCGCGACTCAAGAGTTGACTAA
- a CDS encoding polyphosphate polymerase domain-containing protein — MNIETLIAGFQPISLAEMDAVRLMQRTDTKYLFARSLIAEVIEGIAGEYRVLEVNGVRCNRYRTLYLDTPERSFYIQHQNGKRNRSKVRFRKYVDSDLCFLEVKRKTNKDETIKQRIVVDDFREELSKEQQEFVLNHAGVHEHLLPRLWNSFKRITFVNNERKERLTIDFDLEFSFGDQRLELHDVVIAELKQERMDRLSPFAEAAKKLKIRPTRLSKYCVGSAMLNKHLKANNFKPKIRTIKKLSNDLVA; from the coding sequence ATGAACATTGAAACCCTTATAGCCGGATTTCAGCCGATTTCGCTTGCTGAAATGGATGCTGTGCGCCTGATGCAGCGCACGGACACCAAGTACCTGTTTGCGCGCTCACTGATTGCTGAAGTTATTGAGGGTATTGCCGGTGAGTACCGCGTGCTGGAGGTGAATGGCGTGCGCTGTAACCGATACCGGACATTATATCTCGATACCCCCGAAAGGTCATTTTACATTCAACATCAAAACGGTAAACGCAACCGAAGCAAGGTGAGATTCCGAAAGTATGTGGACAGCGACCTTTGTTTTTTGGAAGTTAAGAGAAAAACCAATAAAGACGAAACCATCAAGCAGCGAATTGTTGTGGACGACTTTCGTGAAGAGCTAAGTAAAGAACAGCAGGAGTTTGTGCTGAATCATGCAGGAGTGCATGAACATTTATTACCTCGTTTGTGGAACTCTTTCAAGCGCATTACCTTCGTAAACAATGAGCGAAAAGAGCGCCTTACCATTGATTTCGACCTCGAATTTTCGTTTGGCGACCAACGTTTGGAGTTACACGACGTCGTGATAGCCGAGCTGAAACAAGAGCGTATGGATCGACTGAGCCCTTTTGCCGAGGCCGCCAAAAAATTGAAGATACGCCCCACCCGGCTCAGCAAGTACTGTGTTGGCTCCGCCATGTTAAACAAGCACCTGAAAGCCAATAATTTCAAACCAAAGATTAGAACCATCAAAAAATTGAGTAATGACCTGGTTGCATGA
- a CDS encoding cytidine deaminase, whose amino-acid sequence MEIRNLAHLMKAQTIEIKVEVFPDRDALPGVQKQLLDMADEASGRAYAPYSRFHVGAAVLLENGETITGSNQENGAYPSGLCAERVALFAAKARFPSVPIVALAIFADGKDMPVSHPVSPCGGCRQVMSEYELNQPGPYPVVFQGGKGEVYRTGSAAALLPLQFRGNFLKKD is encoded by the coding sequence ATGGAAATTCGTAATTTGGCCCACCTAATGAAAGCGCAAACCATCGAGATTAAAGTTGAGGTTTTTCCCGACAGGGATGCCCTGCCAGGGGTTCAAAAACAATTGCTGGATATGGCTGACGAGGCCTCAGGGCGAGCTTATGCACCATACTCCCGCTTTCATGTTGGAGCGGCGGTACTCCTGGAGAATGGCGAAACCATTACCGGAAGCAACCAGGAAAACGGAGCTTACCCGTCTGGACTTTGCGCCGAACGCGTTGCCCTTTTCGCTGCTAAAGCCCGCTTTCCCTCTGTTCCTATTGTTGCGCTTGCCATTTTTGCCGACGGAAAGGATATGCCCGTCTCTCACCCGGTTTCACCCTGCGGGGGTTGCCGCCAGGTGATGAGCGAATATGAATTAAATCAACCCGGCCCATATCCTGTTGTTTTTCAAGGTGGAAAAGGGGAGGTGTACCGCACCGGATCGGCTGCCGCGTTGCTCCCGCTGCAATTCCGCGGTAACTTCCTTAAAAAGGACTAA
- the pdhA gene encoding pyruvate dehydrogenase (acetyl-transferring) E1 component subunit alpha, producing MSTKTASNKKKKAANSNEFSKETYVNWFESMLLMRVFEERCSALYIQQKFGGFCHLYIGQEAILAGMVSAMKKDDNVITAYRDHAHPLALGTDPNLVMAELYGKQTGLSKGKGGSMHMFDVSRRLFGGHGIVGGQIPLGAGIALAEQYKGTKNVTYCFMGDGAVRQGALHETFNMAMTWKLPVVFVIENNNYAMGTSVERTSNVHELHKIGLSYDMPSMPVNGMRCEDVHHGFAEAAERARKGDGPTLLDVKTYRYKGHSMSDPQHYRTKEEVAEYKAQDPIEQVLKTINENKYLSEKQIEAIRKKVKEQVDEAVKFAEESPFPPAEELYKDVYLQEDYPFVND from the coding sequence ATGTCAACCAAAACTGCAAGTAACAAAAAGAAAAAAGCAGCTAACTCCAACGAGTTCAGTAAAGAAACATACGTAAACTGGTTCGAGAGCATGCTCCTGATGCGCGTTTTTGAAGAGCGTTGTTCCGCCCTTTACATTCAGCAAAAATTTGGAGGCTTTTGTCACCTGTACATTGGTCAGGAAGCCATTCTTGCCGGTATGGTTTCTGCCATGAAAAAAGACGATAACGTGATTACGGCCTACCGCGACCACGCTCATCCTCTGGCCCTCGGTACCGATCCAAACCTCGTAATGGCCGAGTTGTACGGAAAGCAAACCGGACTTTCAAAAGGTAAAGGTGGTTCGATGCACATGTTCGATGTTTCTCGCCGGCTTTTTGGCGGCCACGGAATTGTAGGAGGCCAGATTCCCCTCGGAGCGGGTATCGCACTTGCAGAGCAGTACAAAGGCACCAAAAATGTAACCTACTGCTTTATGGGCGACGGAGCCGTGCGTCAGGGTGCTTTGCACGAGACTTTCAACATGGCCATGACCTGGAAATTGCCTGTGGTCTTCGTGATTGAAAACAACAACTACGCCATGGGAACCTCGGTGGAACGCACTTCCAATGTACACGAATTGCACAAAATCGGCCTTTCGTACGATATGCCCTCCATGCCCGTTAATGGTATGCGCTGCGAAGATGTGCACCACGGCTTTGCCGAAGCCGCAGAACGCGCTCGAAAAGGCGATGGACCTACGCTGCTCGATGTGAAAACCTATCGTTACAAAGGGCACTCCATGAGCGACCCTCAGCATTACCGCACCAAAGAGGAAGTTGCCGAATACAAAGCGCAGGACCCCATTGAGCAGGTGCTGAAAACCATCAATGAAAATAAATACCTGAGCGAAAAGCAAATTGAAGCCATTCGCAAAAAGGTGAAAGAGCAGGTAGATGAAGCTGTGAAATTTGCTGAAGAATCACCGTTTCCACCGGCCGAAGAGCTCTACAAAGACGTGTACCTGCAGGAAGATTACCCATTTGTGAACGACTAA
- a CDS encoding 2-oxo acid dehydrogenase subunit E2 → MAEIVRMPKLSDTMTEGVVAEWHKKVGDEVKSGELLAEIETDKATMEFESFQDGVLLHIGVDKGKSAPVDSILAILGEKGEDVEKILKEEKESAAKEEPKEEKKAEPAKEEPKKEAAKAAPEKSAAPVAEKTKDSARPAAASILSDNGADRVKASPLARKLAEDRGINMNVLRGTGEGGRIVKRDIENYRGAAFAGIESYEDREVSQMRKTIARRLSESKFEAPHFYLTIEMDMEPAVAARESINAAIKPAKISFNDLVVKAAAMALRKHPQVNASWHGDYMRFNKHIHVGVAVAVDEGLLVPVVRFADGKTLTQIGDEVRDFAVKARNKKLQPQDWEGNTFTISNLGMFGIDEFTAIINPPDACIMAVGAIVDKPVVKNGQVVPGKTMKVTLSCDHRIVDGAVGSAFLQTFRTYIENPVVLLGEHNI, encoded by the coding sequence ATGGCGGAAATTGTACGAATGCCCAAATTGAGCGACACCATGACCGAAGGAGTGGTGGCCGAGTGGCATAAGAAAGTAGGAGATGAAGTAAAGTCGGGTGAGCTGCTCGCGGAGATTGAAACCGACAAAGCCACCATGGAGTTTGAATCCTTTCAGGATGGTGTGTTGCTGCACATTGGTGTGGACAAAGGAAAATCGGCACCCGTGGATTCCATTCTCGCCATTTTAGGAGAGAAAGGCGAAGACGTGGAGAAAATCCTCAAAGAGGAAAAAGAAAGCGCGGCAAAGGAGGAACCCAAAGAAGAGAAGAAAGCAGAGCCCGCCAAAGAAGAACCCAAAAAAGAAGCTGCGAAAGCCGCTCCTGAGAAATCAGCGGCACCTGTTGCTGAAAAAACGAAAGATTCTGCTCGTCCTGCGGCGGCATCCATACTCTCAGACAACGGCGCTGATCGCGTAAAAGCATCTCCGCTGGCGCGCAAACTGGCCGAAGACCGCGGAATCAACATGAACGTACTGCGCGGAACCGGCGAAGGAGGACGTATTGTAAAGCGCGACATTGAGAACTACCGTGGGGCCGCTTTTGCAGGTATTGAATCGTATGAAGACCGCGAAGTTTCGCAAATGCGCAAAACCATTGCCCGCCGATTGTCGGAGAGCAAGTTTGAGGCCCCCCATTTTTACCTCACCATTGAGATGGACATGGAGCCCGCCGTTGCGGCGCGCGAGTCAATCAACGCAGCTATCAAGCCGGCCAAAATTTCATTCAACGACCTGGTGGTGAAAGCTGCGGCCATGGCGCTCAGAAAGCACCCGCAGGTAAATGCATCGTGGCACGGCGACTATATGCGCTTCAACAAGCACATTCACGTAGGTGTGGCTGTGGCAGTGGACGAAGGACTGCTGGTGCCTGTAGTGCGATTTGCCGATGGCAAAACCCTGACCCAGATTGGCGATGAGGTGCGCGACTTTGCCGTAAAGGCCCGCAACAAGAAACTTCAACCGCAGGATTGGGAAGGCAATACCTTTACCATCTCCAACCTCGGTATGTTTGGAATTGACGAGTTCACTGCCATTATCAACCCACCTGATGCCTGTATTATGGCTGTAGGAGCCATCGTTGATAAGCCCGTGGTGAAAAACGGACAGGTGGTGCCGGGTAAAACCATGAAAGTGACCCTCTCTTGCGATCACCGCATTGTGGACGGTGCCGTGGGTTCGGCTTTTTTGCAGACCTTCCGCACCTATATCGAAAACCCGGTGGTGCTGCTCGGTGAGCACAACATCTAA